The Pontibacter sp. SGAir0037 DNA segment CTCGATTTTCTCATCGTACACATACGTCTCGTTCAGGTAGCAGATTTTCACCTGATCGCGGGCAATCCGGAAATCAAGTTCTTTGTCTTCTCCAACTGTTTCGCCTATGCCTGTTAACAGCTTTTTCAGGTAAGAATAGTCGAAAGCCATTCCCGAACCTATTAAAGCAGATGACAGCCCCACCGCAAAATGCCCTTTGCGGTAGATGTGATTATTGATTTCTTCATTACAGGTGTCGAGGTAAGCGAAAGCAGTGTCTTTGTTTTTTGCTGTACGGTGAGCCTGCACCACTTTGTAGCCTGCTTCGTAGGCCAGGTTTATTTCCTCCAGCAGCTGGTCGCTCATCATATTGTCGACATCCAGCACCAGCGCTACATCATATTCATCGGCAGGCAGTACGCTGAGAGCATGCAACATAGCCTTGCCTTTGGTGCTGCGCTCGAAGTTAACTTCAATAACGCCGGCCCCCTGTTCCTGCAGCTTCTGAATGGTGGAAGCCTTTAACCCGTCAGCTATCACAAACACATCCGCCACTCCACGATAAGCATGTTCCACGGCGGCGCGGCTAGACTCCAGCACCACCACATCCTCTTTATAGGCAGGTATCAGAATACAGAATTTACGATAAGCAGTTACAGCTGCCAGTTTAGGAAAGGGCTTTCTTTTAATATGCCCGGCTAAAGCAAAAAACAACAGGTAACAGCAGTTCAGCAGCAGATAAACCGCCACTCCATAAAGGGCTACATTTAAAATGGATACTATAATTTGCATATAGTTAACAGCGTATAAGTTTACAGTTGATTAAGTGCCAACTCTTCTGAAACAGAGGGTTGGGTTGGCTTCAGTTTTTTGGGTTCGCAGGCAGCGTTGTTGGCCAGGTGCCACCACAGGCCTTGCTGTAAAGCCTTCAGGTGTTTCCATTCCTGCCGGGCGCCATGGGTCAGAACCTTTTTAGGCAAAGCAGCCAGCAGAAAGACCAATGCGCTGCTCCAGCGTTTCCAGCCACTCATGTTCCTTCGGATGAACAATAAACGGTTTCTGTTCATGTAATAAGTTTTCAGCACAGAAAATTTGCCTACAGAAACAGATTCTTTATGGTATATGGTAGAGTCGGCTACGTAATGGCAACTGTAACCGGCACGTTTCATTATCTCGCACCAGTCCAGCTCTTCGTAATACAGAAAGTATAGCTCCGGCATCAGGCCTACCTGCTGTATCACCCGCATAGGCACCATCATGGCGGCTCCGTCGGCAAGCGCTGTTGCCCTGGAAACGTTATGCTGCCCTTTGTCTTTTTCGAACTGGCCAATGGTTATGCTGCGTCCGGTCCAGGCGTTAATGCCATGCGAACCGGCATACTGGATCATGCTATCGGTGTTGTGATAAATGATTTTAGGTGACGCTACACCGGCTTTGGCATTATGCTCGAACAAGTCAACCAACGGCTCCAGGAAGCCGGGCTCCACTTCTGTATCGTTGTTCAGGAAAAGAATATACTCTCCTTTTGCCTGCATCACCCCTAAATTGTTTCCTCCTGCATAGCCCAGGTTAACTGAAGACCTGATCAGCTTTACCTCCGGGCACTGCTCTTCAATTAGATCGGGAGCTTCGGAAGGAGAAGCATTATCCACCACAATTATTTCTATGTTAGGGTAAGTGATCTTTCGTAAGGAGAACACCATTTCACAGGTTACCTGCGCCTGGTTGTAGTTGATGGATACAATAGACACTAATGGTTTAGGCATAAGATTCCGGTAATTCTGAAGGTGAAACTTTTGAGTCTAATTTCGGGCCGAGGTATACGAAAACCCACGAGATATATACCACAATTGAAGAGGGCATGAAATTGATCACCTCATTTCCGTAGCTACAAAAAAGTATTCCCGCAGCCCCTGAGGTTAGTGCCAGGAGCTTTATTTTTAAGCTCTTATCCTGTATGTTCCAGACAATGCCACAGCATTTCCCCAGGATGTATAACATAATTCCAAACCAGATGATAAATCCTACAATGCCGTACATGGCCCACACTTTTACCCAGTAACTATCGGGCGGAATGGTAGAGAGAAACTTATCGCTATTATATTTATTACCCCATGCACCAAGCACACCCACGCCTCCGCCGAACGGACGGGAGGCCAGGTAATCCCGCAGTATTTTCTGGTTCGTTAGCCTTACATTCAAAGAAGCGTCCTGCGGATCCAGGGCCGTGCGCATGCGGTAGATGTTGTAGTTACTATCGCCGATGTGGGTATACTTTAACACGAAAAAACCACCCAACGCAATAGCAGAACCTAAAATAAACACCTTGATGTTTTTGCTGATCAGCAGGGAAAAGGCTATTCCCACCGCCAGGGCAAAAAGAGCTCCGCGCGTGCCGGAAATAAACATGCCCGTGATTAGAATTCCCGCAGCCATCAGCAGTAGCACTCTTTTCCAGGTAGCAAATGGTCCGAAGGCCAGTATAATGGCTATAAGCGCTATATGCGCCTGTGAAGCACCAAACTGTCCGGCATCGCTGTAAAAGGAAAACACCCTTAGTTTGCCCCAGATCAGGTGCGTTTTGGCATTCGCCAGCAGGAACTCCTGCTCACCGGGTGTCATGCCAATATGGAGCTGCTTTAGCCCATTTATAGCACCCAATACCGACAAGCCGATAATCAGGTACAGGAACAGGTTCAGGTCTGCTTTTTTATTGAACAAAAGAAACCCCAGCGGCACTGTAAATGCCCAGTAAAAGGCGCTGCTCCTGGATTCCTGCACCCAGCCCAGTATACTGGCACCAGCCGGATTCGCTATCTGCAGCAGATTAAAGCCGAACCAGATCAGCGTTAGCAGGCACAGGTCGTTGCGGATATTTTTCCAGTTAAACTTATGGTGGTTAAATATAACGGCTACCCATAATGTCACCAGCAGCAAATCGATAACTATACCAAACGGAAAGCTTGGAATTTCCCGCGCAATTATAAAAAACAGGAAACAATACGCTACCAGGGTAATAAAGCCCAGCCTGGGCTGGTTGAAAACAGAGATCACAAAGGGTATGGAAATGGCCATTGCCACCAGCAAAGCAGGTACCAGAAAGCCAACCTGAGCGATAGACCAGCCTATTACAATAGCAGCTATACTACCTGCCAGCAGGTACCATACCTTGTATTGTGAGTAAGAGGAACTAAGGGTGAATCTCATGCTAACGCAGGTTAGAAAATAATGTAATCAAGGATTTAACAAGGCTTGTTCAGGGTGCGGCGGAAGGTTAAGCAGTTCTCTTTTCTTGCCAGATGCTTTTACACGTGTACCTATAAATTCTGACACATATTCCGGCAAAACAGAGCTAAGCACCACTTCAATAGGAGCCGTCATCACCTTCTGCATGTTCTTATAAATATTGCGGTCGGCCATTTCCCAGGTACGGTTGGCATCTGCAGTAACCAGCGCTAAATCCAGTTGCTGCAGCAACGATACCGGGTACGCATTCTCCAGCACAGCCGGAAACTCTATGATCACAACCGTTTTGCTGTTGATGCGCCTGTTGATGAGTTCATTGACAGAAATATCATCGGAAACCCCTACCAGAGGAGAGTAGAAGGAAACATTCCTGTTTTTTTCTTCGATCAGTCGCTCATGCGTATCCGGGAACAGAATGTGCGACTGCACTCCCATTGCGTGCAGGCTGTTTGCCAAAGAACTGCATACGGCACTTTTACCTTCCCCGCTCAGGCTGCTCAACACGCCTACCACAAACGGTCCTTCTTCTTTCTTTTCGCGCGACTTCAGCAGGAGCTGGCGGCTAAGCTGTTCTTCTGCCCGCTTTACATCGAGCAGTTGCTGCTCTTTCAGTCCGTCTGTTTTCGGCATGATACCTATAACAGGATAATGCGTTATTCTAGATGCCAGAGCAGGCTTTTTCAGTGCTGTGTTCAACATATCGGTTGCTACCAGCCCACCGGCCGTTACAAAGAAAGCCCCCAGAAAACCACCCAGGATCAGGAACAGCAGTTTCGATCTTTCCGGCTTAATCGGCAGGTAAGGCGGGTCTACTACTTTAAGCAGCGAAGCCAGTTCTGCATTTTGCTCTGAAAGCCTGCTTTGCTTTGCACCCTCAACCTGCGACAGATATTCCTGTTCTGCAATCTCGATCTCACGCTTAATCTTCCTGATTTCGGCTCCGAGCGGCACCAGCTTATTATACTGTCCTAAATAAGTGTTTTTCTGATTTCGCATGATGTTGAGCTGGCCTTTCAGCTCCTCCACCAGAATCATATTTTTGGCATACTCATCCAACAGGCTGTTACTGCTGTTGGCTCCTTCAACGGAGTTAGAGCTGGCGTAATAAGAATCAATCGTTTCTTTTATATCCTCGGAAACTTTATTGGCTTCCTGCTTCATACGGGCCAACCGGCCGGCATTCTCAGCTCTCGACTTGCTGTCTGCCAGCATTTCCAGCTCTGTAATCTGGCTGGTCAGGTCAGACAACCTGCTACGCAGGCGGATAATCTCCTGGCTTTTCAGGTTAGATGCTCCCCTGGTGTTTAAGCGGCTTTCCAGCGAACGCAAGGCAGATGCCGCACCGGCATAGCGCATTTCAAGGTCATCGTATCGCTCGAGGGCAGCCTGCTTGTCTTCCGTAGAAGCAACAATCTGCTTATCGTAGTCTACAATATTGTTTACCTTCTGAAACTCGAGTAGCTTTTGTTCAGCAGCCTGCAGCCTGTCGTACGATTTCTGGGTAGCCTCATCAAAGTAGCCGATTACAGTTTCGTTTTGCCCTGCATACAGTTCTTTGTGCTTTCTGATGAACACATTGGTTAAAATCTCCAGGGTTTTGCGGCAAACAACAGGATCTACGGTAGCATACTCTATCCGTAGCAAGTCACTGTCTTTAATGCGGCTGGATGCTACCGTCGACAAAGCATCTTCGGAATATACCGGGTGCTCGGAGTTCACAAGACGGTACAGCGCATTTTTGTTGCTGGAATTATAGTAGGCCATCACCTTCTGAGTGGTTTCTTCCAGCGTTGCACCTTTCAGCTTGGTTTTAAGGGAAGCCGGAAGAATTACCTTCCTGGTAGAGTCATCTGCAGAAGAAAAATTAAACTTAAAGTAGCCGCTAAGCTTCTCTCGGAGCGATTTGTCTTTTGAGCTGTCGTTGGCATCCCCTAATTCATATTTCCAGCTGTTCGGATCAACCTCACCGGAAGTTAGGTGAAAAGCCAGCAGGCGGAGTGCAACCTCCACCTTCGTATCTCTCGAATTAATTAAAGCATTCAGGTTATCGAAGGCTGTATTGGTTTCATTCCAGCCACCTCCGGCACTGTTATTATCGCCGTCAATTTTATAGCCGGTTGAAATACCAGTATATAAAACCGTGTCTGAAGTATATTTTTTGTCCTGGCTTCGGGCGAAAAGAAAGACAGACACTGCCGTTACCACCGGAATGGTTAAAAGCAGCAGCCAGTGAAGGCGCAAAAGCTGGATAAGTTCTCTTAAATTCATTTGCTATTGATTCATTAATTCATTCAATGTCATTCCTATCATCTCCTCCATCAGAAGCAGTGCCGTCTGGTAAGCGTTTTTTGCCTCCTCCTGCTCCAGCACAGCTTCGTTGTAGAACTTAATGGCGGCCAGTTGTTCTTCAAACTTCACATTGCCGTCTCTGAATTGCTTCTCTGTTATTTTCTTGGTGATATCTGCCGACTGCAGGGCGTCCTGGTAGTGTTGCAGAACAGATTTAGCCAGCACCAGCTCCTGGTACAGCTTTATGACGTCCTGCCTGATCTTATCTTCCTGTACTCCTTTAGAAGCTTCGGCCTGCTGTAACATTAACTTCTGCCGGAGCACCGAGCTTCCCGAAGTGCGTCTACCTAAAGCCACATCCAGCGGGAGATTTATATTAACGCCAACCGTATACTGCGCCCGGGCATCCAGGGCAAAGGCGTTTATCTGGTTTACTTCTGCCTGATTGGTGCCAAAGTAGGGAAGCGTGCCGTAATTGTAGCCCGATACGAGGGAAACCGCGCTAAAGATGTTTTTCTTGGTTAGCTTCAGATCTTCCACAGCAATCTGCTTCTCCGTTTCAAGCACTTTTACCTCGGCCGAACGCTTAATGGCAGCATCTATAAGCTTTGGAAGGGCTATATGCTGCGTAAATAATCTCACCTGCCAGTTAGGATCTTGCTTTGTCTGAGTTGGAGATGTAGTTTGAGTTTGAGGCTGTGTTTGCCCAAACGCTAACGGCATGTGGAAAATAAATAACAGGTAAAGTAGGGTTTTCTTCATCAGACGTTTTCTTTTTGAAATAGAGCAGGAAATGTTTTAAGTATGATTTGCAGGTCCTTTTTAAAGGAAAAGCTCTCGGCGTACTGTACATCCAGCGCTTTGCGCTCTTCTTCAGACATATCGCCTTTGCCACGTTTGCTCACCTGCCATAAACCGGTTATTCCAGCCGGTGCAATAAACCTGGCAGTAAACTGATCGGTTGTTATCTTCTCTGCTTCATAAAGCGGAAGAGGTCTGTTGCCTACTAAAGACATATCGCCGCGCAGCACATTGTAAAGCTGCGGAAGCTCATCTATACTGGTATTGCGAATAAAAGAGCCGATACGGGTAATACGCGGATCATTGGCAATCTTTATAAAGGCAGCACCACTTTTTGCCCTGGTTGTTTGCTGAAACAGGTCTTCGCAAATCGGGCTTCCGTTGCTATCGATCAGCTTACGCTGGCATTCTGTGCCGGTAGCAGCACAACTCGCACACAGGCTAGAAGCCCGTGTAGTCACTCTTTCTCCCCCTCCAGCGTTTTTCTGATACTGGTTCAGGTTCTTCATAGACGACAAAAGCTTATCAGCATCCTGCCGCATAGACCTGAACTTCCAGAACTTAAAAATTTTATAGCCCGCTCCTACCCTGTAAGAATAATAAAAGACAGGCCCTTTCGACTCCAGCCTGATCAGCAGGGCCACCAGTAAAAACAAAGGCAACAGGCATATTAAAGCCAGGGCAGCAAACACTACATCAAACACCCTTTTGGAAGTAGGCATCTTAAAGGAGTAGCTCATTGCCAGGCTTTGGGCAACACGGTTCTCTGTTTGTGGCGATGAGAATTTCAGGCGCATCAACAGTTTTTCCTGGTCTTCCGGACTGAACAGAAACACATCCGAAACCCCTGCCTGCAGAAACAATGTCTGTACCCGGGGCGAAAAGGGCTTTGGCGTAAGCCAATACACCGGTATCATTCCCCTTGTGCCACCCTTCATAGCCCTGATCAGGTTAAGACCAAGCGGTGAATTAGGATTTGAGGAATTTAGGATAGCATCGCACTTTCCACCTTCTTCCAGCCACGACAGGAAATATGCCGGGTTGTCGAAATGCTCTACTTCCAATTCTTTCATAAACTCCAGCTCAAAAGCCATTGCTTCCTGAGAATCTGGTGTAAGATAGGCTATTTTCTTCCTCATACTCAACTTATATGTTTACCCTCTTCAGCATGTTCTTGATTCTGATATCGAGTTCCTCCGGATTAAAAGGTTTTACCATATAATCGTCGGCACCGCTTTTCAGGCACATGATCTTATTGCTCGTCTGGTCAATACCAGACAGCATCACCAACGGTATGTCTTTATAAAGATTACTGGCCCTTAGCTGCTTTACAAAATCAAGCCCGTTCATAAGCGGCATTTCATAATCTGCTACAATACCATCTGTGATATTGCCTTGTTGTAGCCAGGCAATCGCCTCGAATCCGTTAAGTTTCACTACTACATCATAATCTTTCGAAAAATAGTGCTCAAGAAACAGACCTATAGAAGGCTCATCGTCAACGACCAAAAGCTTCAGTTTCTTCTTCATAAAAATTGGAATTAAACTATATTAGACAAACACTATAAATTTTATAAGTTTTAATGAATACTTGTTATATTGGATATTTGTTATACTTTTTTAAAAACAAAATGATATAAATTATAAAAATAGGTATAAGACGCAGTTCCAATATGTATTCATATAAATGCACCTATTATGCATCTCAGGCAGCAGAATTGAACTTTTCTAAAAAAGACTAAGTAACCACTCACGTTATTCCTATTTAACAAACTATGTTAAATCCTATATATACTAAGAATACACACAATACAAGGTTAAAGAAAACAGTTATATAATTTTTCATGTGATTACTTGCTTTTTAACCTTAAGAAGCAATGCGGCATCAGTAAAAACGCCGGATGTTATACCGGTTTTGCTGTTCCAGTAACTTTTAAAAAGTCGCTGGAATTAGGTAGTATTAACTAGTAAACAGCGTTACAAAAGTTTTAAAAACTTTAAAGGTGCATTAAAGGTCAATCTCAGCTATACACGTTTAGGTCGGTTTTGGTCGGTTTTACAGAATTTTCGCTCTACAAAACGCCTTTTTGCAGTAGTGGAAGAGTCGCCCTATGGTTCCGGAAGGGCAAATAGTTTTTATGATTGCAGGTTTCTCTTAAAGATATTAATTACTTTTTCAGTGATATCAGAGGTAATACTGATCAGGTCAGGGATTCTCTCAAAGCCGGACTCCTGTTTTGTTCTGGCTGTTTTCTCAATTTCCTTCATGGCCTCTACGGGTTCGAGCATATTTAAATTACCGAAAGTAGATTTAAGGCGGTGCGATATATGCGCTAAAACACTCCATTCTTTAGCAGCACAGGCACTTTTCAGCTCATCCAATAAGCCGGGAACAGTATCTATAAACAGTTGCTGCATCTTCCGCACAAAAACAGGGTCGTCTGCCAGTACTCCTAAATTGGTGTAATCATACAGATTGGCTTCAGTGCTCAGCAATCTCAGCTCAGTAGTATCAGGCCTGTACATTTCGCCACCGGAAGCCTCTCTGGCACCTGCCTGGTCCGAAGTACCTATACAGGATTTCAGAGAAGTTATATCTGAAGAAACCGACAAGAGGTAAAAGCTGCCATCGGTGCTCTTAAAAGGACTTTTTACGGTGTAGAACCACAGCTCGCTTCCATCCAGCAGCTTATAAAATTCCTCAAATCCAACCTCACTTCCAGTTGCAATTATTTCCAGATCTCTGTCAGATGCATAATCGAACACTGGTCTGCCATCCTGCAGAAGCGAGGCAGCGCTACGCCGGTGCAAAGCCATATATGCTGCATTGGCGATCACTAAATTTCCATCCTTATCCTTGATGTACATAGGATAAGGGTTGGCATCTATTACTTGTCTAGTAAATTCCATTTGAAACCTGCTACCTGTTTAAATTACTTTTAAAGAATGTTTTCAGTAGAAAGAAAATTAAGTCAGGGTTTAGGGTGCGTAGAGGTACAGCAGTCATTCTCTATTACTATAGCGAATGACTGCTGTACGTGTAGTATGGCGAAATCTATACTACAGGCGTCCTGGCAAGAAGGCTGGACAACCTGTTATATAATTCATGCGGAACAAAAGGTTTAGTCAGATAATCGTTTGCACCAATAGCCAGTACATTTTCCTTTTCAGCATCATCGTAATTAGCTGTAAAGGCAACAACAGCGCCCTGGTAGCCTCTTTGCCTAAGCTCACTAATGGCATCATAGCCGTTCATAACGGGCATATGCAAATCCATAAGCACAAGATCAAAATCAGCAGCAGATGCTTTATCTAAGGCTTCCAGGCCATTTTCAGCAATTACTACATCAGATTTCCAGCTGGTCAGTAATTTGCTGGCCAGAGTTGTATTAGAGATGTTGTCATCCACGAGCAGTACTTTCGCATGGCGTAAGGCAGAGAGTCCTGCACCTGTTTCTTCTGCCTCCTGTGGTAGCAAGGGCTGTATAGCAAAAGATTTCTTATACTTTAGCAGCACCTTAAATGTGGAACCTTCGCCGGGATTACTTTCCAGCTGAATATGCCCTTTATGGAGATCAACGAGCTTCCTGGTAATTGCCAACCCAAGACCTGTGCCCCCATACAGCCTGTGCGTAGAGGCACTTGCCTGTACAAAGCTTTCGAACACCTGTTGCTGCCGTTCTGCCGGTATACCCGGGCCAGTGTCAGAAACCACGAATTCAATTACCCAGTCCTGATCAGACTGGTAAACCCCATTCACCGTTAAGCTCACCTTGCCCCTTTCCGTGAATTTAATGGCATTACTCAACAGGTTATTCAGAATCTGCATAAGTCTTGTCGGGTCGCCTGTTACTTCTTCCGGAATATTTTCATCCAGGTTGAGGTAAAAGCCGAGGTTTTTCTCTGCCGCCCTTAAACTTAAAGAGCGATGCACCCCCATAAGCAAATGCTTCAGTTTAAAGCTTACCTGCTCAAGTTCTATCTTTCCGGCCTCAATTCTGGAGTATTCCAGCGTTGTATTGATCAGCCCCAGGAGGTTTTGAGAAGAGAAATGAATTGCCTGCAGATTTTCCTTGTGCTCGCTCTCTGTCTGATCTTTCTGTAACAGCAGGTGCGAAAAGCCTATTATTGCATTCAGGGGCGTGCGTATTTCATGGCTCATAAACGAAACGAAATCAGACTTCACCTGTAGCGCCTGCTTTAGATACTCCTTTTCGGCAAGGAGTTTATTTTCTTTTGCAACTATATCCGACACATCCTGCACCGTACCGATGATTTTCTCGAGTGTACCGTTCTGGTGGCAAGGCTTTAGCTTAAACCGCACCCATGTTTCGCTTCTGCTGCCGGCTAGCTGCACCGTATGCTCCAGTTCTTCCTGCTTTACTATAACGGTGTTCCATGCCTCCACCAGTTGGTCTCTATGCATTTCCGTTACTGCTGACAGCAAGGCATGAAAGCCTTCAAGTTCTTTCTCGCCCGAAATACCCAGTATAGCATAGAGGTTTTCAGAACAAGAGAAAGTTTGGGTATCAACACGAAAGCCCCAGCTGCCCATTTTAGCTATTTTCTCTGTCTCCAGCCATAATGCATGGCCCTGCTCCAAGGCTGGCGCAGCTCCGGCTGTGTCACGATGAACTTTAAGGTATTGTATATCTGCAGAATTATCCAGGATCGATGGTAGCATATCTGTAAAAGTGTTAGCCTTCGCGTGTACAGGTTTACCTACGTAATGCAGCGCACTGATAGGAAGCGAACCTGAAACAAAAGCATCGGTTGGTTGTATGGTCGGGTTAACCTGGGTTAAATGATTCTGATGCGCTACCAATGCAGCAGCATGATTTTTCATATTAGAAGATGGGGCCTCGAAACCGGCCGCCATGGCGAAGGAGTTATCACTGCCCTTCCAAATCTGTTCCATTCGATTTAAAGAGCCCTCCTCTGTCATGGGAAGAGGATAAACATAAGCCGTCTTCCTTAGCACTTTAAAAAAATAGTGGCAGCATTTGAGAAAACTACTTCCCCGTACACTCTCAGAATAAATCTTTCTCATAGGCTTTGCTTATTGATGTTAATTGGGAAGGCTTAACTCACATGAACATGATTGCATATGCAACAGCTTACCATATTACTAACAATAGCGCTATTTGTTACAAAATACATCTACCAATTACACATATTTTTAAAATATTTATAATTGCTATGCATACCAGGATGCTTAAGTGCTTTAAAGTAAACCGTATTAGGGCACCAATCCTTTCAGAATACTTAAATAATAATTAAATGTTACTGCAAACGAAAAGAAGAGACTAAAAATTACTTTAATTTATTTTTAAATAAGCTTAATACAACAACAAAAACAGATACATAATTAAAATAATAATATATATAACTTACAATATATATTTTATATTGTTTTAAATTCTAAAAATCAGACGGAAGAGGCTATAATTTTAGGTCTAACATTTAGTAAAACCTTGATGAAAATTAATTATAATTTAACTTGCTATTACTATATATATAAATTATATTTATATCGATACAATATTTATTTACACTAATTTAATATTTATTTTTTCAATATAGAATTAAATAAATAATTTTTTTAAAAATACCTACTACTAGGTAGTTGCTTTTATAAATTAACACCATATATTAGCGTTATAATTTATATAAGAATGCTTATATATGTTATAAATACTGATTTTAATGCTGGCTTTGAACACCAGCTACGCCTCTAATACTGCTTAGGCTTTAGCCTTTACCCTGAAAACATAACTTTCCTTTAAGTACGCCCATTCCGCCCCACATGCGGCTACTGGTGATACTTGTTTTGCTACTGCGATTTTAAGGGTCATTATATCATATACTTATAAAAACCTTCTTTTAATCACAAAATAATAAGTGAAACTATTATAGTACCTCAGCTCAGGTTCTTGTTTGCCATTAGCATACTCGCTAAGAAAGCAGCACCTGCACTTTGGCTGAAACAAAACTGCTCCATTTATAAACATTTAAGAAAGAAAAAGAAAGTGACGTCATGAAAACCTCTACATCAACTATCAGTCTACAGGAACTATCACCGGACCTGGTAAACAAGGTTGAATTGACTCAGCGCAACGTGCCAACCAGAAAACCTGTACTGCGCTTCCTTTCCGCCCTGTCATTTTTTGCAAAGAAGCACCTGTACAAACCGCTCCTAAATAAGGAGGCATTTATTTCTATCATTGACAGAAGCCTAGAACAGGTTAGAAAAATTCCGGTGTTTTACACATCTAAGGAATTAATGCCTCTCTACTTCAAAGGCTTAGGAAAAGTATCTGCGACGCCCGTTACGGATACCTGGGGCTTACCGGCTTCCTCTCAGTTTCCTGTAAACGAGGGGCTGCCCTCTTTATGGAGCGAGGCAGAAATACTTTTTAATATCGGATGCTGGGAACTGGAGATCGTGTCAGGGCGATTCAAGTGCAGCCCTGCTGTTTACCATCAGCTGGGCTTAACGGCAGCTACAGAATTAAAAGGGATAACAGCGCTGTTTTCTTTGTTCAAGACCGAAGACACTATCCTGATACAAAACCGATGGGAAAAGATTCTGACTTATGATGCAGATGAAATAGATCAGGTGGTGGAGCTAGGATCGATCGGACTTAATAAGTGGTTCCGGTTCAGAGCCAAGCCTGTTTTTGAGGAATTCAAATTAGTAAAAATAGTTGGCACCCTGCAGAATGTAACAGAACTAAAAGAAGCTGAACTAACGGCAAAAGCTGAAATGGTGAAAGCCGTAGAGGCCGTAAGACAGAAATCCGAAAGCCTTTCTGTTATAAGCCATGACATGCGTACGCCTTTAAATTCCATTATAGGGCAATGCTTTCTGATGATGCAGGAGGAAACCCTCCCCCAGGAGCACAAGGAAAGCCTGAATACCATTCATTTCTCCTCACAAAACCTGCTTAACCTCATCAATAATATTTTAGATATTTCTAAAATTGAAGCCGCTAAAGTTGAGGTTGAATCTATAAACTTCCAGCTCAGGAGCCTGCTAAAGAAGATTCACCAATCTTTATCTATCCAGGCAAACGAGAAGCACCTGAATTTTGATCTGTGCATTGACGATAAAGTGCCTGCATTGCTGGAAGGAGACCCTGCTAAGCTTACACAGGTATTAAATAACCTCTTAAGCAATGCCATTAAATTTACAGCGCGAGGTTGCGTCAGGCTTAAAGTAGACATTATTTACCAATCTGATCAGGGTTATGTGCTGGAGTTTGTGGTTTCCGATACAGGCATAGGTATACCGGAACATCTACAGCAGCATATTTTCGAGAGCTATACGCAGGCCAATGCCTCCATCTCGAGGCAGTATGGTGGCACCGGCCTGGGACTGGCAATTACGCATAAACTTATAAAACTCCAGAAGGGCACTATCAAGCTTAAAAGCAGCCCCGGCTTTGGCTCCATTTTTACGGTACGCCTGAAATTTAACCGACCCAAGCTGTCCATTGCCTCCACCGAAGAACAAAGCCAAAGA contains these protein-coding regions:
- a CDS encoding Hpt domain-containing protein — encoded protein: MEFTRQVIDANPYPMYIKDKDGNLVIANAAYMALHRRSAASLLQDGRPVFDYASDRDLEIIATGSEVGFEEFYKLLDGSELWFYTVKSPFKSTDGSFYLLSVSSDITSLKSCIGTSDQAGAREASGGEMYRPDTTELRLLSTEANLYDYTNLGVLADDPVFVRKMQQLFIDTVPGLLDELKSACAAKEWSVLAHISHRLKSTFGNLNMLEPVEAMKEIEKTARTKQESGFERIPDLISITSDITEKVINIFKRNLQS
- a CDS encoding ATP-binding protein, producing the protein MEQIWKGSDNSFAMAAGFEAPSSNMKNHAAALVAHQNHLTQVNPTIQPTDAFVSGSLPISALHYVGKPVHAKANTFTDMLPSILDNSADIQYLKVHRDTAGAAPALEQGHALWLETEKIAKMGSWGFRVDTQTFSCSENLYAILGISGEKELEGFHALLSAVTEMHRDQLVEAWNTVIVKQEELEHTVQLAGSRSETWVRFKLKPCHQNGTLEKIIGTVQDVSDIVAKENKLLAEKEYLKQALQVKSDFVSFMSHEIRTPLNAIIGFSHLLLQKDQTESEHKENLQAIHFSSQNLLGLINTTLEYSRIEAGKIELEQVSFKLKHLLMGVHRSLSLRAAEKNLGFYLNLDENIPEEVTGDPTRLMQILNNLLSNAIKFTERGKVSLTVNGVYQSDQDWVIEFVVSDTGPGIPAERQQQVFESFVQASASTHRLYGGTGLGLAITRKLVDLHKGHIQLESNPGEGSTFKVLLKYKKSFAIQPLLPQEAEETGAGLSALRHAKVLLVDDNISNTTLASKLLTSWKSDVVIAENGLEALDKASAADFDLVLMDLHMPVMNGYDAISELRQRGYQGAVVAFTANYDDAEKENVLAIGANDYLTKPFVPHELYNRLSSLLARTPVV
- a CDS encoding ATP-binding protein, with translation MKTSTSTISLQELSPDLVNKVELTQRNVPTRKPVLRFLSALSFFAKKHLYKPLLNKEAFISIIDRSLEQVRKIPVFYTSKELMPLYFKGLGKVSATPVTDTWGLPASSQFPVNEGLPSLWSEAEILFNIGCWELEIVSGRFKCSPAVYHQLGLTAATELKGITALFSLFKTEDTILIQNRWEKILTYDADEIDQVVELGSIGLNKWFRFRAKPVFEEFKLVKIVGTLQNVTELKEAELTAKAEMVKAVEAVRQKSESLSVISHDMRTPLNSIIGQCFLMMQEETLPQEHKESLNTIHFSSQNLLNLINNILDISKIEAAKVEVESINFQLRSLLKKIHQSLSIQANEKHLNFDLCIDDKVPALLEGDPAKLTQVLNNLLSNAIKFTARGCVRLKVDIIYQSDQGYVLEFVVSDTGIGIPEHLQQHIFESYTQANASISRQYGGTGLGLAITHKLIKLQKGTIKLKSSPGFGSIFTVRLKFNRPKLSIASTEEQSQREDQHSDLFGSKILVIDDNAFNRVITCKLLSTWNAAVEAADNGYVALEMLKTESYDLILLDLQMPVMDGFQALKEMQKLKIKTPIIALTGNANSKEKNYCLMNGCSDYLTKPYIPQELYTRIRQTIKRIN